CGTTCCCGACGGCCATGAACATCGCCGCCGCCGAACAGGTGCAGCGCCATCTCCTGCCCCCGCTCGAAGGGCTGCGCGACACGCTTCAAGCAAAATCCGACTTGTTTGGCGCCATCATCAAGATCGGCCGTACGCACCTCATGGACGCCACGCCCCTCACGCTGGGCCAGGAATTCTCGGGGTACGCGCAACAGCTTGCCAACGGCATCGAGCGCATCAAGGGGGCGCTGCCCGGACTGTTCGAACTGGCCCTCGGCGGCACGGCGGTCGGCACGGGACTCAACACGAAGAAAGGTTATGATGTCAAGGTCGCGGGCAAGATCGCGGAGTTGACGGGACTGCCGTTCGTCACGGCGCCCAACAAGTTCGAGGCTCTGGCGGCGCACGACGCTTTGGTGATGATGTCCGGCGCGTTGAAGACCGTCGCGTGCAGCCTGATGAAGATTGCCAACGACGTCCGCTGGCTGGCGAGCGGGCCGCGGTGCGGTTTGGGCGAGATTCGGATTCCCGCCAACGAGCCGGGGTCGTCGATCATGCCGGGCAAGGTGAACCCGACGCAGTGCGAAGCGTTGACCATGGTGGCCGCGCAGGTTATCGGCAACGACACGACGATCGCCATCGCCGGCGCGTCGGGCAATTTCGAGTTGAACGTGTTTAAGCCGGTATTGATCTACAATCTGCTGCAATCGTGCCGGCTTTTGGGAGACGCGGCGCGGTCGTTCAACGACCATTGCGCGGCGGGCATCGAGCCTGACGAAGGGCGCATCGATGCCCTGCTTCGCGAATCGCTGATGCTGGTTACGGCGCTCAACCGCAG
The genomic region above belongs to Candidatus Hydrogenedentota bacterium and contains:
- the fumC gene encoding class II fumarate hydratase produces the protein MGAMQVPADTYYGSQTARSLENFKIGAETMPREVIRAFGILKKAAALTNYELGLLGPDLRSAICQAADEVIEGKLDTHFPLVVWQTGSGTQSNMNVNEVIANRAIELLGGELGSKNPVHPNDHVNMSQSSNDTFPTAMNIAAAEQVQRHLLPPLEGLRDTLQAKSDLFGAIIKIGRTHLMDATPLTLGQEFSGYAQQLANGIERIKGALPGLFELALGGTAVGTGLNTKKGYDVKVAGKIAELTGLPFVTAPNKFEALAAHDALVMMSGALKTVACSLMKIANDVRWLASGPRCGLGEIRIPANEPGSSIMPGKVNPTQCEALTMVAAQVIGNDTTIAIAGASGNFELNVFKPVLIYNLLQSCRLLGDAARSFNDHCAAGIEPDEGRIDALLRESLMLVTALNRRLGYDNAARIAKTAYANGTTLKEEAINLGLLTAEEFDQAVDPAKMLGPAE